One window from the genome of Dermacentor silvarum isolate Dsil-2018 chromosome 5, BIME_Dsil_1.4, whole genome shotgun sequence encodes:
- the LOC119452914 gene encoding luc7-like protein 3 — MALASAKQLLDELMGRDRNLAPTEKKNTCNWEDPDVCKHFLAKFCPNDLFVNTKADLGPCNKVHDDRLKREYEESPRYRQEGYEDAFLQFCQSMLSDVEKRIRRARQRLQLSNQEGGVVIKTKETAAPTDERVIVLNERIQGLLQQVEQLGCEGKVEEAQAVMKLCDQLKEERKSLDKDSDKAHWLKQTAELAAAQEKQMEVCDICGAFLIVGDAQQRVDDHLMGKQHMGYAKLKEAVEEIVVSKVGAEKEREEKEKQRERERERRRRREEDETRSRRGPEPARDDRRERDEKRHRSRSPRDDRKERTDDRRRDEDRRRDDDRKRNDERKRDDERRREDDRKRDDDRRREDDRKRDEDRKRDDERRKERSRRDDERSRRDDDRSRRDDDRSSRSERSSHRDSRDSRSSGHDRDKHHSSSSSSKSDRDSHRSSSSRVSNGDSSPRH, encoded by the exons ATGGCGCTAGCCTCAGCAAAACAACTTCTCGACGAATTAATGGGCCGGGATAGGAATCTCGCGCCCACCGAGAAGAAGAATACTTGCAACTGGGAAGACCCCGAT GTTTGCAAGCACTTTCTTGCGAAGTTCTGCCCTAATGATCTGTTCGTCAACACCAAAGCAGACTTGGGTCCGTGCAACAAAGTTCACGATGACAGGCTGAAGAGGGA GTATGAAGAGAGCCCCCGATACAGGCAGGAAGGCTACGAAGATGCCTTTCTCCAGTTCTGCCAGTCCATGCTCTCTGACGTTGAGAAGCGCATCCGGAGGGCACGGCAGCGACTGCAGCTGAGCAACCAAGAG GGTGGTGTGGTGATCAAGACGAAGGAGACTGCGGCGCCGACGGACGAGCGGGTGATTGTGCTGAACGAGCGTATCCAGGGCCTGCTGCAGCAAGTAGAGCAGCTTGGCTGCGAGGGCAAGGTTGAGGAGGCGCAGGCCGTCATGAAGCTCTGCGACCAGCTCAAGGAGGAGCGCAAGTCCCTCGACAAGGACTCCGACAAAGCACACTGGCTCAAG CAAACAGCAGAGCTGGCAGCTGCCCAGGAGAAGCAGATGGAAGTGTGCGACATCTGTGGAGCCTTCCTCATCGTTGGCGATGCACAGCAACGCGTCGACGACCATCTCATGGGCAAGCAACACATGGGCTACGCCAAGCTCAAGGAAGCCGTTGAGGAGATTGTGGTGAGCAA GGTCGGCGCTGAGAAAGAGCGAGAGGAAAAGGAGAAGCAGCGAGAACGCGAAAGGGAACGGAGGCGGAGGCGCGAAGAAGACGAAACTCGAAGCCGACGAGGACCCGAACCAGCTCGCGACGACCGACGAGAGCGTGACGAGAAGCGGCACAGGAGTAGGTCCCCGCGCGACGATCGAAAAGAGCGTACAGATGACAGAAGACGTGATGAAGACCGCAGACGGGACGATGATCGGAAACGAAATGATGAGCGCAAGCGTGATGACGAGCGCAGGCGGGAGGATGACCGTAAGCGGGACGACGACCGCAGGCGGGAGGATGACCGCAAGCGGGACGAAGACCGCAAGCGTGATGATGAGCGGCGGAAAGAGCGCAGCCGGCGGGACGACGAGCGGAGTCGGAGAGATGATGACCGGAGTCGAAGGGACGACGACCGGAGCAGTAGGAGTGAGCGCAGCTCCCATCGAGACTCGCGGGATTCACGGTCGTCGGGACACGACCGGGACAAGCAccacagcagcagtagcagcagcaagaGTGACCGTGACTCTCACCGCAGCTCATCTTCTAGGG TGAGCAATGGTGACTCCAGCCCCCGTCACTGA